Proteins from a genomic interval of Coregonus clupeaformis isolate EN_2021a unplaced genomic scaffold, ASM2061545v1 scaf0298, whole genome shotgun sequence:
- the LOC121568198 gene encoding olfactory receptor 8I2-like, whose translation MTIEFNSSQEIVFVLHGLNVTQTNKHIYFVFTLILYLFTIFVNLTLIVTIFLEKMLHDPMYLYLCNLCINGIYGASAFYPKILYDLLFESHVITYIGCMTQILVIYSYVFCEFTSLTVMAYDRYVAICKPLQYHSIMTTRKVWTLLLLTWIFSWLESSIGIGITARLPLCGLDIDKLYCSNWAVVKLSCVDTTLNNLYGFILTFSHISQTILILISYVNIIKASLRSRVERKKFMQTCLPHLITLTNFTISLTFDVMFARYGSNTSLLALRNIMAVEFLVVPPLVNPMIYGMKLTQIRNRVGQMFNRKVAALT comes from the coding sequence ATGACAATAGAGTTCAACTCCTCCCAGGAAATAGTGTTTGTGCTGCATGGACTGAACgtgacacagacaaacaaacacatcTACTTTGTATTTACTCTCATCCTATACCTCTTCACTATTTTTGTGAATTTGACACTGATCGTTACCATTTTTCTGGAGAAAATGTTGCATGACCCTATGTATTTATACCTCTGTAATCTGTGTATTAATGGTATCTATGGCGCTTCAGCTTTCTACCCAAAGATACTTTATGACCTTTTATTTGAATCTCATGTGATAACATACATAGGGTGCATGACCCAGATATTAGTAATCTACTCCTATGTTTTCTGTGAATTCACCAGCTTGACAGTGATGGCATATGACAGGTATGTTGCCATCTGCAAGCCGCTACAATACCACTCTATCATGACTACTCGAAAAGTGTGGACACTGCTACTTCTTACTTGGATTTTCTCATGGCTAGAAAGTAGCATTGGGATAGGAATAACAGCAAGGTTACCCCTCTGTGGCCTCGACATCGATAAACTCTACTGCTCAAACTGGGCCGTCGTGAAGCTCTCATGCGTTGACACCACTCTGAACAACCTCTACGGCTTCATTCTCACTTTTTCTCACATCTCTCAAACGATACTCATCCTGATTTCTTACGTGAACATCATCAAAGCCTCTTTGCGTTCCCGGGTGGAGAGGAAGAAGTTCATGCAGACCTGTCTGCCTCACCTGATTACCCTAACTAACTTCACCATATCCCTCACCTTCGATGTGATGTTCGCTCGCTACGGTAGCAACACCAGCCTGCTGGCCCTGAGGAATATCATGGCGGTGGAGTTCCTAGTTGTGCCTCCTCTAGTGAACCCTATGATATATGGGATGAAACTCACTCAGATTCGGAATAGAGTTGGACAGATGTTTAACCGTAAAGTTGCTGCCCTGACCTAA